The window CACACGTCCCAGTACCAGGAGCCTTCTGTTCCTTGCATTGTCAAGCCATGAATTGGTCTTCATAGCAGTTTTTGTTATGCTGGTTTCTGTTACTTTAAAACAAGTTGGCATATTTGTTAAGTTCGCTTACTATATTTGCTTTCTGTTGAAGTTTTAATTGATTTCAGTTGCTATACCTTtgctgttttctgatctattttctgttttcttcagTGGTGAGTAGTTTTCCCTCGTCTCTTTCACAAGTGAAGAGAAAAGCCAGAGTCAGGCCCGACTTCTTATGATCTGTTCCTCTCTAGAAATCTATACTTAATACAGAGGAACCTTTGTATACTCTCcagcataactctctctctctctctctctctctctctctctctctctctctctctctctctctctctctctctctcctttctaagaCTCTGGGTAATGAGTTTTCTCATGTatcattttattcacatattccTTGTGCAGTATAGTTTTAAAGATAAAGACCAGCTTTTTTAAAACAATGACTTATCTTTCCAGGAATGCAGGGGAAACAGGAACAGGTCGAAGGCAAACTTCAAGGTAATTCTTATGAAGTATTCTGCTGCTTCCAAATGTTTATGTTCTGCTACATAACAGTGTCCTATATTTCATGAGTCTCTGATTCATAGAATGAGGCAAGTTACTGTGAATGTGAGCCTAGTGTTTTGGGAAGAGAGACTAATAATCTCCAAACAATGACTGATCTTTTCAGAAATCCAGGAGAAACAACACCACGTCGAAGGCAAGCTTCAAggtaattcttatatattttacttccAACTGTTTATGTTCTGCTACATGACAAATTCTTATACTTCATGAGTCTCTCTGCCTCATAGAATGAGTCAGGGAGTTGCTGTTATAAAAGTGAGGAGCCTTGTGTTTTATAAAGGAAGAAAGACTAATGATCCCCAAACAATCAATTCTTTCTATTTCCAGAAATGCAGGAGAAACTTCAATGGGTCAAAATTAACCTTCAAGGTAATGGCTATGTCATTTTTTCCAAGTTTGTGTTTTACTAAAGAGCAAAGTTCTTTACTTGAAGAGTAAAGTCAATTAAATCAGGTTTGTGTCAGCTTGATGCTTATTAGGCGAGATGTTATCTAAAAAGAATTCCTGAGGAGAGGTCACATAGAAAGTCAACTTTGATACATTTTTCTTTGAATCCAGTGTCCTTTGATGATGCTGCCATGTACAGGAATACTGATTTCCCTTTCattaagaagacaatttctttttccagattTCCATCATGAACTGGAACACGTGAAAGGTATTCTCAACCCCCTGtggttttttccttttctctcttttattatctTGCAAATAAGCAAAACTGAGTCTTTTTTGAGTGAATTTTGAGAATAACGACCAAAAAATCGTGATAAAATCCCAAGTCTTCCTCGTGACAGATTCCTTTAGAGACGAGAATGACAATATTTAGGATTGATGATGGAATCGAAGTTTATAAGAAACTTTTGGTGTTTTCTTCTCTCCAGGTGCAGTGAACAGCAACCAGGACTCCTTGCAAAGTAAGTGCATTTATTCACTAAGTATTCAAGCAAGGAAATATAAAGACATTAGTATAGACAACAACAACACATTCTCTTAGACTTAAGCATTGCTAGACCGTCTAAAGCCAATAATTCCGCTTTGTTTGTCATTCCTTTTTGAGGTACGAATGTGAGTGGTTTATTCATAGCTAATACCTTTGTGCATTTGTGTGCATTTGCAAATAAGTGAGAAAGAAAGCAAATCATTTCCTGGAGAGGGTGTCTTCAGTATTAGTAGTCAAGTAGGGATAAGTGCCAAGCATTAGGATAATCAGATTCTGTCGGAATATATACAGAAACCTGTGACCCTGAAccttgtggagacagatatgacccttctttccttccttccactgCAATCCTATGGGAAGGAAATGCTTGCGCAATCAGACGAAAGAGATTTTCTATCTAGCTTTCATGTTTAATGAGTCTCAGTAAGCCTGATGACTGAAGCATCCTCtatagaatttatttttctctttccagaTATCTCGGCGAAACTGGAGATATTAGAAGGTAAATacaaagcttcttcttcttctttttttttcttcttcttcagtgttCCTCACTCGTTTCAGAAAGTTCAATTCTGTCGATTGTGAAAAGTAGTTCCAAATTGTTAATGCTAAGCTCTTGGAAGTTTCCCggcacatagatagatagatcagagATAATAATCAGTGTTATGCTTAGTGAcactgaatgatgatgatgatgatgacaaccaGGTCTCTCGCAAAGAAGGTTTAGCCAAATATAATGGCAGGAAAACTTATGATCACGACAATTATGATTGGCTTGAGACGAAAAGGTGCAACGATTTTCATAGATACTCTTTCATCTATTATTaggttctctcttctctttagcATAATTCATACttgataaagaatttaaagtCAGCATATTgatgtggacacacacacacacatatatatatatatatatatatatatatatatatatatatatatatatgtgtgtgtgtgtgtgtgtgtgtgtgtgttgtgtgtgtgtgtgtgtgtgtgtgtgtgtgtgtgtatgtgtgtgtgtgtgtgtgtgtgtccacctGATGACCTTCCAGAAGGATATGGAAGCTCTTTCTATAATAGGATCAAACAGATAGACTTCCAAGTCACCATTTCAACTGCCTTTCCTGCTTCAAGGAACATTTGCCCTTCtttaatatacaaattatatgtGATTTCATGACAGGTTTGGTTTCGTAATCATCTCTTATACGTATTTAAGGGTTTAACTGTTTTTATCCAGCGTCATATCAGTTTCAAGTCCCTATGTATGTTTTAGAAAGAATTCCAAGCCCTCTTTGTCTCCTGAAAGGACTTCAGCTGCCCTCCCTCAGAACAAAAGAGAGGGACATTCTGCAAAGCCTCTTTCCTCAAAACTATTAATCATTGCCTCCCGAACAGACGTCGACGAGTGCGCCCAAGGGAAGGACGAGTGCAGCCCCCTGGCAACATGCAGGAACTCCGTCGGGAGTTACAGCTGCTCCTGCAACCCACCTTTCGAGGGAGATGGACGAACCTGTGGTAAGGGAAGACGAACCTTTGTCTCTCTTTCTGAGCATTTTTCCTTCAGAGTCAAAATCTGCAAACAAAGTCAGCAGAAAAGAGCTGAATTGCTTTGGTTCACTTTGTTATATCATCATCCTCTTTCTTATCTCTTATATTTACAAATCAGTTCATGAAAGATCGACGTTGACGTCATTCGGGGTCATTTTGGCTTTTGGGTCAACCTCCTCATCCCTGCagcctcctcctcatcttcctcctccttcttccagaGTTCTCGTGCGAAAGCCCGGCCAAGGTCCTCGGGAGTCTGGGATGCGTGAAGCCTGTGACGGAATGGAAGACTTTTGAGGAGATAAAGGCCACCTGCCACCAGGCAGGTGGNNNNNNNNNNNNNNNNNNNNNNNNNNNNNNNNNNNNNNNNNNNNNNNNNNNNNNNNNNNNNNNNNNNNNNNNNNNNNNNNNNNNNNNNNNNNNNNNNNNNNNNNNNNNNNNNNNNNNNNNNNNNNNNNNNNNNNNNNNNNNNNNNNNNNNNNNNNNNNNNNNNNNNNNNNNNNNNNNNNNNNNNNNNNNNNNNNNNNNNNNNNNNNNNNNNNNNNNNNNNNNNNNNNNNNNNNNNNNNNNNNNNNNNNNNNNNNNNNNNNNNNNNNNNNNNNNNNNNNNNNNNNNNNNNNNNNNNNNNNNNNNNNNNNNNNNNNNNNNNNNNNNNNNNNNNNNNNNNNNNNNNNNNNNNNNNNNNNNNNNNNNNNNNNNNNNNNNNNNNNNNNNNNNNNNNNNNNNNNNNNNNNNNNNNNNNNNNNNNNNNNNNNNNNNNNNNNNNNNNNNNNNNNNNNNNNNNNNNNNNNNNNNNNNNNNNNNNNNNNNNNNNNNNNNNNNNNNNNNNNCCACCAGGCAGGTGGCCGTCTCCTACAGAACTTCTCCATTGGCAGTTTACAGGAAGTTATTCGGGCTCTTACTTATCATGGTAAGTTACTTCCTGAcctaatctaataataatgcttatcaacggaagagagagagagagagagagagagagagagagagagagagagagagagagagagaaaagggaacttTTTAATGTCGTGTTCTGCCacagacaaacatacatttatagacatactaacatacacacaaattGTTATTAATTAGCATTTATCCAAGgttaaaaatatgtatgtatgtgggagggggtgggtgggtggggagggatGTGAGGCAGATACATTGCTGCATTTTAAATTGTGATTATTTTTC is drawn from Macrobrachium nipponense isolate FS-2020 chromosome 47, ASM1510439v2, whole genome shotgun sequence and contains these coding sequences:
- the LOC135204688 gene encoding uncharacterized protein LOC135204688, which gives rise to MVTEIFALTFLLTVGNLAHCQEWENLLFVKMGEMLEKQEAALMKQEAALSQLKGMQGKQEQVEGKLQEIQEKQHHVEGKLQEMQEKLQWVKINLQDFHHELEHVKGAVNSNQDSLQNISAKLEILEDVDECAQGKDECSPLATCRNSVGSYSCSCNPPFEGDGRTCEFSCESPAKVLGSLGCVKPVTEWKTFEEIKATCHQAGGRLLQNFSIGSLQEVIRALTYHVWMGWTGWLGVHEGRWLESGLSLQEGLWTEGSRGSDPSLEEGALWHHLLGFFFFFVQTLMMQLCVTKRVGNKCTIT